tttttactttctgtatGTAGATTTCGAGTAGTGGTCAGagattattcttatttttaattgtgaCTAACTTTAAAGCCATTACCTTTTACCTCTAACCATTTGCTTGAAGTGTATCTGTTATCTTATGTGTCATGCTGCACAGGGAGGAACAACCATCCAGAGTTCAGCTTTGCGTAGTTAATAATTAATTCTCTAGGAGgaccttgtaaaaaaaaaggatcaggCCACAGCAGCCTTTCTTCCTGACAAACAGCGACCATGGAGCTGGGGCAgcgtctgtctgtttgtcttctgCTGGCACTTTGTGCAACATGGAGTGCAAATGGAGGGAACATTTTGGTGTGGTATACCGAGGGCAGCCACTGGATTAACATGAAGCCTCTGCTGGAGATGCTGATCGACAGGGGACACCAGGTGACAGTCCTGGTCCCGAGCACATCACTGTTCATGAACATCAATGAGTCTTCCCGCTTTCGCTACCAACCCTTCAACATCTCTGTCTCAGTGGAGGACATGGAGGGGGTTTTTGAAGAGTACTTTCACTTCTCCATGTATGAGGTGGATAAAATGAACTACTTGCAGATTTACATCAGAATCGTGGATCTGCTGAAGACCGACATGGAGTATTCTTTGAAGTATTTGGACGGCGTGATGAAATCAGAAACCGTCATGAAGAAGCTGAAGGAGGGAAAGTATGACCTTCTTCTGGCTGACCCCATCTACCCAGGCAGTGACTTAGCAGCAGAGATTTTGGGCATCCCCCTGGTCTTCTCTCTGCGCTTTTCCTTAGGCAATAACTGGGAGAGGCAGTGCGGTCAGTTACCCGCTCCACCTTCCTTTGTCCCCAGCACTATGAGCAAGCTGACAGACAAGATGAACTTCTCAGAGAGAGTGCGGAACTTTCTCTTCTATATAGGGCAGGACATCTTGATGAATAACATTTATTGGAAAGAAATAGATAAATACTACTCTGAAATCAAAGGTGAGCAGCTCAGCTACATGAACCactgtatatgtaaaaatactttttgttttatagacCACATACTGTCCTATGTTGGTTTAATGGTTTAGATTAATTGCAATGCTTTTATATCCAATCACTTTTGAcaacaatttgacattttaagtaAATGGGATTAGAAAATTAGCTCTCTCTTCTAAAGTACTGGCGATGCTGGGTGGCTGTCATCCATTACTTTTGCATTGTGACAGGGACACCCACCAGTGCCTGCGAGATGATGGGTAGGGCAGACATCTGGTTGATACGAACCTACTGGGATTTTGATTTCCCTCGTCCTTTCCTCCCTAACTTCAAATTCGTTGGTGGGATCCACTGCAGACCTGCTAAACCTTTGCCCGAGGTAGTGCTGTCTCCACTATTACAGGCctattattttttgtgacaCCTCCACAGTATTCCTGACTCAAAGGGAATAAGCCATTTCAATGTTGCAAGAAGGGAAGAAAATGCTGGTTGTTTTGCACCTCCTGCAGGATATGGAGGAATTTGTGCAGAGTTCAGGAGACGCTGGCATCGTGGTCTTCACTTTGGGATCTTTGATCAAGAACGTCACCACAGAGATGGGAAACCTGATCGCCTCGGCCCTCGCTCGCATCCCACAAAAGGTCTGACGACACAAGTGACATCAAACTGAAGGACCCCTGAATGCAGCTTTTTTGGCTATGAAAATATTCTTAATGCAGCTCAAAACAGAGTTTTGGCATATAATAGCCAATTAACTGCAGATAGCTTGTACTTTCCAATTTCTGCATGGCATTTTCCACTGCATACCTGTAAATTTCAAGATTTTCTACCTTCCAAGCAGGCACTAGTTTCTATTCATTCtgttacaaaatgaaaataaacttgcaaAGAATTAAAACTAGCTAAAAATAGGCAATCACAGATAGTAATCACTTAGTCCGcttcattttttgtcagtgtcaaaCTGTTGTCACATAGGCAAAACAGTTGCAGGCAAAAGGACTGTTTTAAAAACTCTCTTTGTTAATCGGTTCAAGGAGTTTTTTTCGGTTTTATTCTTCAACAATACAGTCAGTGTATGCAATGCTATTTCTCTGGTGACTATCAGATGTCCTTACGTGCCACCAATCTTCAAAAAAGTTGCTGCTTGAAACTGCAGTATCACGCTATGCCATGTAACTTACAACAAAATGTTAACTgtgatgttagcattttgtCTCAGATTCACTTTTATACCGCACTGGAATTACATGAGCTTATGACGATGTATGAGTGGTAAGACGTGGTTTGCAGTTAATGGGCGACGGCACGCAAACAACCAACGtggttttttaaagttttaatgacATGGCATTTTTCTCTGGTTGAATTGGGATATTGGGAGAGGATGTAAGGCAAGGAGAATCAAgtgtaacaaaataaacagtttaagAAGATTTGATTGGGGGTGAAGATGggattttcaaaaacaagtgaTGGTACCAAA
Above is a genomic segment from Xiphias gladius isolate SHS-SW01 ecotype Sanya breed wild chromosome 19, ASM1685928v1, whole genome shotgun sequence containing:
- the LOC120805001 gene encoding UDP-glucuronosyltransferase 2A2-like; the encoded protein is MELGQRLSVCLLLALCATWSANGGNILVWYTEGSHWINMKPLLEMLIDRGHQVTVLVPSTSLFMNINESSRFRYQPFNISVSVEDMEGVFEEYFHFSMYEVDKMNYLQIYIRIVDLLKTDMEYSLKYLDGVMKSETVMKKLKEGKYDLLLADPIYPGSDLAAEILGIPLVFSLRFSLGNNWERQCGQLPAPPSFVPSTMSKLTDKMNFSERVRNFLFYIGQDILMNNIYWKEIDKYYSEIKGTPTSACEMMGRADIWLIRTYWDFDFPRPFLPNFKFVGGIHCRPAKPLPEDMEEFVQSSGDAGIVVFTLGSLIKNVTTEMGNLIASALARIPQKVLWRYNGEKPETLGANTRIYNWIPQNDLLGHPKTRAFITHGGTNGIYEAIYHGVPIVGIPMFADQPDNMVHMKAKGAAVIMDRNLMKTEDLIDAINAVINEKSYKENAIRLSSIHHDRPMSPRDEAIFWIEFTMRNNGAKHLRVRAHELTWYQYHSLDVLAFLLSVVLLLILLFIKTCSFCYRRCCSRKGKKRKAE